The following proteins are co-located in the Castanea sativa cultivar Marrone di Chiusa Pesio chromosome 8, ASM4071231v1 genome:
- the LOC142607396 gene encoding uncharacterized protein LOC142607396 isoform X3: protein MSASVFSALPTATIAATAAFASGLHYRSKCIFTCKPFTASSHYHHPFSLRVTNDSRSTELSPEPTIEKSDADKIVDGMDFGELCNEFECISSPLVESTARQLVRDILELREGNRALGTYAVSVRYRDPVRSFAGREKYKRPLWATSALDNPTVSVQEMGMLSTSVLSIKWTIKGKPKSFLAGIGVDLIIRVNSQFTLNQISGQVIEHEEFWDLSSSSAIAQAFFWTSRRLFATIEVGKDLADIVKHLTSRFSTEKENLEIYPDPSGDPTKVA, encoded by the exons ATGAGTGCTTCAGTTTTTTCTGCTCTCCCCACTGCTACCATTGCCGCCACTGCCGCCTTTGCTTCTGGCCTCCACTACCGCAGTAAATGCATTTTCACTTGCAAGCCTTTCACTGCGTCCTCTCATTACCACCACCCTTTTTCACTTCGAG TTACAAATGATTCTAGAAGCACAGAATTGTCTCCTGAGCCTACCATTGAAAAATCAGATGCTGATAAGATTGTTGATGGTATGGACTTCGGTGAGCTCTGTAATGAGTTTGAGTGCATTAGTAGCCCCCTGGTGGAATCTACAGCAAGACAACTTGTTCGCGATATTCTAGAGCTTCGGGAAGGCAATCGAGCCCTTGGAACGTACGCAGTTTCTGTCAGATACAGG GATCCAGTTAGAAGTTTTGCTGGTCGTGAGAAATACAAGAGACCACTATGGGCAACCAGTGCACTAGACAACCCCACTGtg TCTGTGCAGGAAATGGGAATGCTATCAACCAGTGTCCTGAGCATCAAGTGGACAATTAAAGGGAAGCCTAAATCTTTTCTTGCTGGTATAGGAGTAGATTTGATAATTAGAGTAAATTCTCAATTCACTCTCAACCAAATTAGTGGCCAAGTGATTGAGCATGAGGAGTTCTGGGATTTATCATCTTCATCTGCTATTGCTCAAGCATTCTTCTGGACATCAAGACGTCTTTTTGCTACAATTGAGGTTGGAAAAGATTTGGCTGACATTGTTAAGCACTTAACAAGCCGTTTCTCAACTGAGAAAGAAAACTTGGAGATATATCCAGACCCCTCAGGTGATCCAACAAAG
- the LOC142607396 gene encoding uncharacterized protein LOC142607396 isoform X2 has protein sequence MSASVFSALPTATIAATAAFASGLHYRSKCIFTCKPFTASSHYHHPFSLRVTNDSRSTELSPEPTIEKSDADKIVDGMDFGELCNEFECISSPLVESTARQLVRDILELREGNRALGTYAVSVRYRDPVRSFAGREKYKRPLWATSALDNPTVSVQEMGMLSTSVLSIKWTIKGKPKSFLAGIGVDLIIRVNSQFTLNQISGQVIEHEEFWDLSSSSAIAQAFFWTSRRLFATIEVGKDLADIVKHLTSRFSTEKENLEIYPDPSGDPTKVSSFSILLNKVLSKG, from the exons ATGAGTGCTTCAGTTTTTTCTGCTCTCCCCACTGCTACCATTGCCGCCACTGCCGCCTTTGCTTCTGGCCTCCACTACCGCAGTAAATGCATTTTCACTTGCAAGCCTTTCACTGCGTCCTCTCATTACCACCACCCTTTTTCACTTCGAG TTACAAATGATTCTAGAAGCACAGAATTGTCTCCTGAGCCTACCATTGAAAAATCAGATGCTGATAAGATTGTTGATGGTATGGACTTCGGTGAGCTCTGTAATGAGTTTGAGTGCATTAGTAGCCCCCTGGTGGAATCTACAGCAAGACAACTTGTTCGCGATATTCTAGAGCTTCGGGAAGGCAATCGAGCCCTTGGAACGTACGCAGTTTCTGTCAGATACAGG GATCCAGTTAGAAGTTTTGCTGGTCGTGAGAAATACAAGAGACCACTATGGGCAACCAGTGCACTAGACAACCCCACTGtg TCTGTGCAGGAAATGGGAATGCTATCAACCAGTGTCCTGAGCATCAAGTGGACAATTAAAGGGAAGCCTAAATCTTTTCTTGCTGGTATAGGAGTAGATTTGATAATTAGAGTAAATTCTCAATTCACTCTCAACCAAATTAGTGGCCAAGTGATTGAGCATGAGGAGTTCTGGGATTTATCATCTTCATCTGCTATTGCTCAAGCATTCTTCTGGACATCAAGACGTCTTTTTGCTACAATTGAGGTTGGAAAAGATTTGGCTGACATTGTTAAGCACTTAACAAGCCGTTTCTCAACTGAGAAAGAAAACTTGGAGATATATCCAGACCCCTCAGGTGATCCAACAAAGGTGAGTTCTTTTAGTATCTTGCTCAACAAAG